A single window of Brassica napus cultivar Da-Ae chromosome A2 unlocalized genomic scaffold, Da-Ae chrA02_Random_4, whole genome shotgun sequence DNA harbors:
- the LOC106434021 gene encoding SKP1-like protein 18, with translation MAQNLVGLTEKLSLSSNKIVLTSSDGDSFEIDEAVARESHTIAEMLDAGCAGEIPLQNVTGKILDKVIDYCKTHVEAGLIFEEDEEAKKKLKIWKAEFMRVDLETISELILAANYLNLPGLLDLSCQTLADYIKDKTPEDVREIFNIQNDFTPEEEAAVRKENVWAFE, from the exons ATGGCACAAAATCTGGTCGGCTTAACCGAGAAACTAAGCTTGTCTTCGAACAAG ATTGTGTTGACCAGCTCCGACGGCGATTCTTTCGAGATCGACGAAGCAGTAGCTCGCGAATCCCACACCATAGCTGAAATGCTCGACGCCGGGTGTGCCGGAGAAATCCCGCTTCAGAACGTCACCGGGAAAATCCTCGACAAAGTGATCGACTACTGCAAGACCCACGTCGAAGCTGGTCTGATTtttgaagaagacgaagaggcGAAGAAGAAACTCAAGATTTGGAAAGCGGAGTTCATGAGAGTAGATCTGGAAACCATCTCCGAGCTCATCCTGGCTGCTAACTATCTCAACCTCCCAGGCCTTCTCGATCTTTCATGTCAGACACTTGCAGATTACATTAAAGACAAAACACCAGAGGATGTTCGCGAGATCTTCAACATTCAGAACGATTTCACGCCCGAAGAAGAAGCAGCTGTTCGCAAGGAGAACGTATGGGCTTTTGAATGA